The sequence AGTCAGTATCCACCGAGCAAACCAGCGTGGTGATGGTTGCCACACTCAGCATGATAATCAGGATGGCATTCGTGGTGTTCATCAGCGGTGTTGCCACCAGACCGACACTTGGGCTGTTGATGATGGCATAAGCCACCACACACAGGACGCCCGCCAAGAACAGCAGCACTGAGGTTTTAGCCCGTGGTTTGATCACTTTTACTGTGTCGCCACGTAATGTTACCAAGCCCTCTTCCAAACGTTTCAGGTAGATTGGATCATCTGACAGTTTGGAGTTAAAGCACAGAGAGACGATAAACGACATCACCAGCACTGCACACAGGGTGGATGGAATGACGATCATCAGCAGATGCAAGTAGCTGACACCGTGGCCTTCCATGACCGAAGACATGTAGACCACTGCCGCAGAAATAGGCGATGCGGTGATGGCGATTTGCGCGGAAACCACTGCGGTAGAGAGCGGGCGGCAAGGTTTGATGCCTTGTTCTTTTGCCACTTCTGCAATCACTGGCAGGGCGGATAGCGAAATGTTACCTGTCCCGGCAAAGATGGTCAGAAAATAGGTGACCAGCGGTGCAAGAATAGTGATGTGTTTTGGGTTCTTGCGCAGTAACTTTTCAGTTTGCTGTACCAGATAATCCATACCGCCTGCCACCTGCATCGCAGAGATTGCAGCAATAACGGCCATGATGATTGAAATAACGTCGAAGGGAATGCTGCCGGGTTTGACGCCAATAATCGCCAATACCAGAACACCAATCCCACCTGCAAAGCCGATACCGATACCACCTAACCTGGCCCCTAAAAAAATGGCCAGCAGAACGATGACTAATTCTACGGCTATCATAGTGTTTACTCCTTGATCCAAATGAAAAATAAAAGTTAAAGGTTTGTATTTGTCAGAAAGTAAAAAGGCACGCTGTCCAGAGGAGCATGCGTGCCTTATAGGGCTACCGGATGATTATTTTATTGTTCATTTTCATCGGTATAACGTTTCGCTTTATAGGCCGGATGCATCAGGTTCTCAACAGAGAAAATGTCGTCCAGCTCGGCTTCAGTTAATAAGCCGCGTTCCAGAACCACTTCCCGTACATTCTTACCGGTTTCCGCACAGATCTTGCCCACGATGTCGCCGTTATGGTGACCAATGAATGGGTTGAGATAGGTGACGATACCGATGGAATTAAAGACGTAACGCTCGCAAACCTCTTTGTTGGCGGTAATGCCGTTAATGCATTTTTCCAACAGGTTGTAACAAGCATTTGTCAGGATGTGGATGGACTCAAACATCGCCTGGCCAATCACTGGCTCCATCACGTTCAATTGGAGCTGACCTGCTTCGGCCGCCATAGTAATGCAAGTGTCGTTACCAATCACCTTAAAACAAACCTGGTTAACAACTTCTGGAATCACCGGGTTCACTTTTGCAGGCATGATTGAAGAACCAGCCTGCAACTCAGGCAGATTGATTTCATTCAGACCGGTACGTGGACCGGATGACAGCAGACGCAAGTCATTACAGATTTTTGACATCTTAACGGCCAGACGTTTCAGGGCGCTGTGCACCATCACATAAGCACCGCAGTCGGAGGTCGCTTCAATCAAATCCTCGGCTGGGATGCATGGCAATCCACTGATTTCAGAGAGTTTTTTGATTGCCAGCTCTGAGTAGCCTTCTGGGGTATTCAGCGCGGTACCGATAGCAGTCGCGCCGAGGTTAACTTCCAGCAGCAACTCTGCGGTACGTTGCAGGTTTTTGGTCTCTTCGTTCAACAGCACTTGGAAAGCGCGGAACTCCTGACCCAGTGTCATTGGCACTGCATCCTGTAACTGGGTGCGCCCCATTTTCAGAATTTTCTCGAATTCTTTGGATTTTCTACCGAAACCTTCGCCTAATTCATTGATCGCATCGATCAACTTCATAATGGAGGCGTAGACCGCAATGCGGAAGCCGGTTGGGTAGGCATCGTTGGTGGACTGACATTTGTTCAGATGGTCGTTAGGGTTAAGGTATTGATACTCGCCCTTTTGGTGACCCATCAGTTCCAGACCGATATTAGCCAGAACCTCGTTGGTATTCATGTTCAAAGAGGTGCCTGCACCGCCTTGGAACACGTCAACCGGGAACTGATCCATACACTTCCCTTTATCCAGAACTTCGTCACATGCCTGAATAATGATGTCAGCAATCTTACGAGGGATTGTGTGTAGCTCTTTGTTCGCCATTGCCGCCGCTTTTTTAACCATAACCATGCCGCGTACAAATTCTGGAACATCACTGATTTTACTGTTACTGATATAGAAGTTTTCAATCGCACGCAGGGTATGAACACCGTAGTAAGCCTCTGCGGGGACTTCTCGTGTACCTAACAGGTCTTCTTCAATACGAATGTTATTTGACATGAGAACCTTCTCTAATGTGCTGTCTTGTTTTGTATTTGTTAACTAAATTATGCCGCCGTGGACGCAATATGATGCCATGATGAACCTCTCATGCGGAAAGATTGACCATTCATCTTCTTGCTAACAGGATCATATGCTGCTTATCAATAAAAAGCCTTGAACTAGGATCACTATATGGTCGTAATTAATTGAGATGATCTGATATCTGTGATTTCACTCACAGTTAGACTAATTAGTAATAAAAGTATCTCATCAGCTTGAAAAGCACATCAGCGACCACCATTTCATTAGTGTCGACCCAGGTTGAAAGGGGGAGCTGACGCCTAAATCCGCAAATAAGGGGAAATAAGAGCAGAGTCAGCACCAGTTGGGTTAAGGTTTTCATGGTATCTGTCAGGCAGGGTTACCTGATGAGGGGTACTGAATGATTGGAATAAGGAGAATGCGGTGCGTTGGTTACCGTTAGCGCTGATATTTTTATTGGCATACATAGAAATATCGATATTTATCAAGGTCGCAGCTGTGTTGGGGGTCTTGGTGACCTTGCTGCTGGTGATCCTAAGCTCCTGCGTGGGGATATCTCTGGTGCGCAACCAAGGGATAAAAACTTTCATGCAGATGCAGCAAAAACTGGCGGCAGGTGAAAGCCCGGCGGCAGAGATGGTCAAGAGTGTCTCGCTGATTTTAGCGGGCTTCTTGCTGCTGATCCCCGGCTTTTTCACCGACTTCCTCGGTTTGCTGCTACTACTACCACCCATTCAAAAATCGTTGACGCTAAAACTGATGCCACATCTGAACATTTATCGTGGCAGCGGTTTTGGCACAGGCAGCGGCCCAATGGGCGGCGGAAATACCTTTGACGGCGAGTTTCAGCGTAAAGCCGATGATCGCTACACCGTAGAGCATCGTCCCGATGAGGATGATAAACCTACAGATAATCGTTTTAAAGATGATAGATAAGCGGTAGGTTTTACTAATAGCTTGTTTATTAATCATAAATTCACAGTGTTAATTTCACGGTTTTCTTTGGGTAGGGGCGAGAAAGTGGATAAAACAACCCACTTTCGGGCGAGAAAAAAATGAAATTTTTTTTGTCGTCTCCCTTGAAGCGATAGGAGGTCGCCCCCATTAAGAAAGCCACGGTATCGGTTATGAAGGCAGACCGATATTAATCCTAAATCTGATACGGACCTTCTCATAGGAGAGCTATCAATGAAAATTCGTCCATTGCATGACCGCGTTATCGTCAAGCGCAAAGAAGTTGAATCCAAATCGGCTGGCGGCATCGTTCTGACTGGCACTGCAGCGGGTAAATCTACCCGTGGTGAAGTTCTGGCAGTCGGCAATGGTCGCATCCTGGATAACGGTGAGATCAAGCCGCTGGATGTGAAAGTAGGCGACATCGTTATTTTCAACGATGGTTACGGCGTGAAGTCAGAGAAGATCGACCATGAAGAAGTGTTGATCATGTCCGAAAGCGACATTCTGGCAATTGTTGAAGCGTAATCACGCTCTCTAATCTTCTGAACTGAACGAGTTAAGGGAAATACCAATGGCAGCTAAAGACGTAAAATTCGGTAACGACGCACGCATCAAAATGCTACGCGGCGTAAACATCCTTGCTGATGCAGTGAAAGTGACCCTGGGCCCGAAAGGCCGTAACGTAGTTCTGGATAAGTCTTTCGGCTCTCCAACTATCACCAAAGACGGTGTATCAGTTGCACGTGAGATCGAACTGGAAGACAAGTTTGAGAACATGGGCGCACAGATGGTTAAAGAAGTTGCCTCTAAAGCGAATGACGCGGCGGGTGACGGTACCACTACTGCAACTGTATTGGCGCAATCCATTATCACTGAAGGTCTGAAAGCCGTTGCGGCTGGCATGAACCCAATGGACCTGAAGCGCGGTATCGACAAAGCAGTTATCGCTGCGGTTGAAGAACTGAAAAAACTGTCTGTACCTTGCTCTGATTCTAAAGCCATTGCTCAGGTGGGTACCATCTCTGCAAACTCCGACTCAACCGTGGGTGAGCTGATCGCACAAGCGATGGAGAAAGTGGGTAAAGAAGGCGTTATCACCGTTGAAGAAGGTTCTGGCCTGCAAGACGAGCTGGACGTTGTAGAAGGTATGCAGTTCGACCGTGGTTACCTGTCTCCTTACTTCATCAATAAACCAGAAACAGGTTCTATTGAACTTGAAAGCCCATTCATTCTGTTGGCTGACAAGAAAATCTCTAACATCCGCGAAATGCTGCCAGTACTGGAAGCCGTAGCGAAAGCCGGTAAACCACTGCTGATCATCGCAGAAGATGTTGAAGGCGAAGCGCTGGCGACTCTGGTCGTTAACACCATGCGCGGTATTGTGAAAGTCGCAGCTGTTAAAGCACCTGGTTTCGGTGATCGTCGTAAAGCCAT comes from Yersinia mollaretii ATCC 43969 and encodes:
- a CDS encoding anaerobic C4-dicarboxylate transporter, whose amino-acid sequence is MIAVELVIVLLAIFLGARLGGIGIGFAGGIGVLVLAIIGVKPGSIPFDVISIIMAVIAAISAMQVAGGMDYLVQQTEKLLRKNPKHITILAPLVTYFLTIFAGTGNISLSALPVIAEVAKEQGIKPCRPLSTAVVSAQIAITASPISAAVVYMSSVMEGHGVSYLHLLMIVIPSTLCAVLVMSFIVSLCFNSKLSDDPIYLKRLEEGLVTLRGDTVKVIKPRAKTSVLLFLAGVLCVVAYAIINSPSVGLVATPLMNTTNAILIIMLSVATITTLVCSVDTDSILNSSTFKAGMSACICILGVAWLGDTFVQHNLEWIKETAGSLIQAHSWLLAVIFFFCSALLYSQAATAKALMPMAMALNVSPLAAIASFAAVSGLFILPTYPTLVAAVQMDDTGTTRIGRFVFNHPFFIPGTIGVALAVCFGFVMGGLVL
- the aspA gene encoding aspartate ammonia-lyase, coding for MSNNIRIEEDLLGTREVPAEAYYGVHTLRAIENFYISNSKISDVPEFVRGMVMVKKAAAMANKELHTIPRKIADIIIQACDEVLDKGKCMDQFPVDVFQGGAGTSLNMNTNEVLANIGLELMGHQKGEYQYLNPNDHLNKCQSTNDAYPTGFRIAVYASIMKLIDAINELGEGFGRKSKEFEKILKMGRTQLQDAVPMTLGQEFRAFQVLLNEETKNLQRTAELLLEVNLGATAIGTALNTPEGYSELAIKKLSEISGLPCIPAEDLIEATSDCGAYVMVHSALKRLAVKMSKICNDLRLLSSGPRTGLNEINLPELQAGSSIMPAKVNPVIPEVVNQVCFKVIGNDTCITMAAEAGQLQLNVMEPVIGQAMFESIHILTNACYNLLEKCINGITANKEVCERYVFNSIGIVTYLNPFIGHHNGDIVGKICAETGKNVREVVLERGLLTEAELDDIFSVENLMHPAYKAKRYTDENEQ
- a CDS encoding FxsA family protein, whose translation is MRWLPLALIFLLAYIEISIFIKVAAVLGVLVTLLLVILSSCVGISLVRNQGIKTFMQMQQKLAAGESPAAEMVKSVSLILAGFLLLIPGFFTDFLGLLLLLPPIQKSLTLKLMPHLNIYRGSGFGTGSGPMGGGNTFDGEFQRKADDRYTVEHRPDEDDKPTDNRFKDDR
- a CDS encoding co-chaperone GroES codes for the protein MKIRPLHDRVIVKRKEVESKSAGGIVLTGTAAGKSTRGEVLAVGNGRILDNGEIKPLDVKVGDIVIFNDGYGVKSEKIDHEEVLIMSESDILAIVEA
- the groL gene encoding chaperonin GroEL (60 kDa chaperone family; promotes refolding of misfolded polypeptides especially under stressful conditions; forms two stacked rings of heptamers to form a barrel-shaped 14mer; ends can be capped by GroES; misfolded proteins enter the barrel where they are refolded when GroES binds), encoding MAAKDVKFGNDARIKMLRGVNILADAVKVTLGPKGRNVVLDKSFGSPTITKDGVSVAREIELEDKFENMGAQMVKEVASKANDAAGDGTTTATVLAQSIITEGLKAVAAGMNPMDLKRGIDKAVIAAVEELKKLSVPCSDSKAIAQVGTISANSDSTVGELIAQAMEKVGKEGVITVEEGSGLQDELDVVEGMQFDRGYLSPYFINKPETGSIELESPFILLADKKISNIREMLPVLEAVAKAGKPLLIIAEDVEGEALATLVVNTMRGIVKVAAVKAPGFGDRRKAMLQDIATLTGGTVISEEIGLELEKTTLEDLGQAKRVVINKDTTIIIDGVGDEAAIQGRVTQIRQQIEDATSDYDKEKLQERVAKLAGGVAVIKVGAATEVEMKEKKARVEDALHATRAAVEEGVVAGGGVALIRAASAITASGLKGDNEDQNVGIKVALRAMESPLRQIVVNAGEEASVIANNVKAGSGSYGYNAYSEEYGDMIAMGILDPTKVTRSALQYAASIAGLMITTECMITDLPRDDKGGDMGAGGMGGMGGMGGMM